The proteins below are encoded in one region of Paralysiella testudinis:
- a CDS encoding GIY-YIG nuclease family protein: MRQAAVYIMANQRNGTLYIGVTSHLIQRIWQHKQGLGCDFTAKHDLNLLVWYELHDNIIAAITREKQLKKWKRSWKLHLIETRNPDWVDLWPQIIA; this comes from the coding sequence ATGCGCCAGGCTGCTGTTTATATTATGGCCAACCAACGCAACGGCACCCTTTATATCGGCGTTACCAGTCATTTAATCCAGCGGATTTGGCAGCATAAGCAAGGTTTGGGCTGCGATTTTACGGCAAAGCATGATTTGAATTTACTGGTTTGGTATGAGTTACATGACAACATAATCGCAGCCATCACCCGTGAAAAACAATTGAAAAAATGGAAACGCAGCTGGAAATTACATTTAATTGAAACCCGTAATCCCGATTGGGTAGATTTATGGCCGCAGATTATCGCTTGA
- the betA gene encoding choline dehydrogenase, translating into MQTTPEYDYIIIGAGSAGNVLAARLTEDEGVRVLLLEAGLPDYRLDFRTQMPAALAMPLQGTTYNWGYKTEPEPHMNNRVMDCGRGKGLGGSSLINGMCYIRGNALDFDHWAQLPGLENWTYLDCLPYFKKSEQRDAGGNDYHGGNGPIHVTTAKAGVNPLFEAMIQAGVDAGYPRTDDLNGYQQEGFGPMDRFVTPKGRRASTARGYLDMARSRERLTIYTGALTDTIVFEGKRAVGVRFEYQGRSHTAHAAREVLLCAGAIASPQILQRSGIGPGAWLAEAGVAEVLDLPGVGNNLQDHLELYMQYECTQPVSIAPATQWWNKPAIGAEWLFNGTGLGATNHFEAGGFIRSDESVAWPNLQYHFLPIAVRYDGRNASKAHSFQAHVGSMRSPSRGRIKIKSKNAAEHPSILFNYMAHEQDWQEFRAAIRITRDIINQPALDAYRGKVITPAANLQSDAELDEYVKNHAETAYHPSCTCAMGEGNDAVVDSQGRVHGIDALRVVDASIMPNIITGNLNATTIMLAEKIADHIRGRAPLPRADVAYYVANDAPARGEPKRAG; encoded by the coding sequence ATGCAAACCACGCCAGAATACGACTACATTATTATCGGCGCCGGCAGCGCCGGCAATGTACTGGCCGCGCGGCTTACCGAAGACGAAGGCGTGCGCGTGCTGCTACTGGAAGCCGGCTTGCCCGACTACCGCCTCGATTTCCGCACCCAAATGCCTGCCGCCTTGGCCATGCCGCTGCAAGGCACCACTTACAACTGGGGCTACAAAACCGAGCCGGAGCCGCACATGAACAACCGCGTGATGGATTGCGGGCGCGGCAAAGGTTTGGGCGGTTCGTCTTTGATTAACGGCATGTGCTATATCCGTGGCAATGCGCTGGATTTCGACCACTGGGCGCAATTGCCGGGGCTGGAAAATTGGACTTATCTAGACTGCCTACCCTACTTTAAAAAGTCCGAGCAGCGCGATGCGGGCGGCAACGACTACCACGGCGGCAATGGCCCGATTCACGTTACCACCGCCAAAGCCGGAGTAAACCCGCTGTTTGAAGCCATGATTCAGGCCGGTGTGGATGCGGGCTATCCGCGCACCGATGATTTGAACGGCTATCAGCAAGAAGGCTTCGGGCCGATGGATCGCTTTGTTACCCCCAAAGGCCGCCGCGCATCTACCGCCCGCGGTTATTTGGATATGGCGCGCAGCCGCGAACGGCTCACCATCTACACCGGCGCACTCACCGATACCATCGTATTTGAGGGCAAACGCGCCGTGGGCGTGCGTTTTGAATACCAAGGCCGCAGCCACACCGCCCATGCCGCCCGTGAAGTATTGCTCTGCGCCGGTGCCATTGCTTCGCCGCAAATTTTGCAGCGCAGCGGCATCGGCCCCGGAGCTTGGTTGGCCGAAGCGGGCGTGGCCGAAGTGCTGGATTTGCCGGGCGTGGGCAATAATCTGCAAGACCATCTCGAACTCTATATGCAGTACGAATGCACCCAGCCTGTGTCCATCGCCCCCGCCACCCAATGGTGGAACAAACCGGCGATAGGCGCCGAATGGCTGTTTAACGGCACAGGCCTGGGTGCCACCAACCACTTTGAAGCGGGCGGCTTTATCCGCAGCGATGAATCGGTGGCTTGGCCCAATCTGCAATACCACTTTTTGCCGATTGCCGTACGCTACGATGGCCGCAATGCCAGCAAAGCGCACAGCTTTCAAGCGCATGTGGGCTCAATGCGCTCGCCCAGCCGCGGCCGCATCAAAATCAAATCGAAAAACGCCGCCGAACACCCCAGTATTTTGTTCAACTACATGGCACATGAGCAAGATTGGCAGGAATTCCGCGCCGCCATCCGCATTACCCGCGACATCATCAACCAGCCTGCACTGGACGCCTATCGCGGCAAAGTGATTACCCCGGCAGCCAATCTGCAAAGCGATGCCGAGCTCGACGAATACGTAAAGAACCACGCCGAAACCGCCTACCACCCTTCTTGCACCTGCGCCATGGGCGAAGGCAATGACGCCGTGGTAGACAGCCAAGGCCGCGTACACGGCATCGATGCCTTGCGCGTGGTGGACGCTTCGATTATGCCCAACATCATCACCGGCAACCTCAACGCCACTACCATTATGCTGGCCGAAAAAATCGCCGACCACATCCGTGGCCGCGCCCCGTTACCTCGCGCTGATGTGGCCTATTATGTGGCCAACGATGCCCCTGCACGCGGCGAGCCGAAACGGGCCGGTTAA
- the betB gene encoding betaine-aldehyde dehydrogenase: protein MNTLTAYINGAYTAHNPAAETFASINPANGDTLAVIQHSDAAEIDAAVAGAIEGQKIWAAKTAVERSRILLAAVAILRSRNNELAQLETLDTGKPLSETRYVDVVTGADVIEYYAGLATALEGRQIPLRDTSFVYTRQEPLGVVAGIGAWNYPIQIAMWKAAPALAAGNAMIFKPSEVTPLGALKLAEIFTEAGVPAGVFNVVQGDWRVGQALSEHPAIAKISFTGGVPTGKKVMAQAAASSLKEVTMELGGKSPLIICPDADINLAADIAMMANFYSSGQVCTNGTRVFVPVGMKEAFEAAVLERVARIRIGNPQDENTNFGPLVSFAHRDKVLGYIEKGCAEGAKLLAGGTDLPADLAAGAYVAPTVFSDCHDDMTIVREEIFGPVMSILSYTTEEEVLVRANATEYGLAAGVVTPDLKRAHRIIGQLQAGICWINSWGESPAQMPVGGYKQSGIGRENGVQTLLHYTQTKSVQVELGGFVSVF, encoded by the coding sequence ATGAACACCCTTACCGCCTACATCAACGGCGCTTACACCGCCCACAACCCCGCCGCCGAAACCTTTGCCAGCATCAATCCGGCCAATGGCGACACCTTGGCCGTAATCCAGCACAGCGATGCCGCCGAAATCGATGCGGCGGTGGCCGGTGCCATAGAAGGACAAAAAATCTGGGCGGCCAAAACCGCCGTGGAGCGCAGCCGCATTTTGCTGGCGGCAGTGGCGATTTTGCGCAGCCGAAACAACGAATTGGCGCAACTGGAAACGCTCGACACCGGCAAGCCATTGTCGGAAACCCGCTATGTGGATGTGGTCACCGGTGCCGATGTGATTGAATACTACGCCGGTTTGGCCACCGCGCTGGAGGGGCGGCAGATTCCCCTGCGCGACACCAGCTTTGTCTACACCCGCCAAGAGCCTTTGGGCGTGGTGGCGGGCATCGGCGCGTGGAACTACCCGATTCAAATCGCCATGTGGAAAGCCGCCCCGGCGCTGGCCGCGGGCAATGCCATGATTTTCAAACCCAGCGAAGTGACGCCGCTGGGCGCGTTGAAGCTGGCGGAAATTTTCACCGAAGCGGGCGTGCCTGCCGGTGTGTTTAATGTGGTGCAAGGCGATTGGCGCGTGGGTCAGGCGTTGAGCGAGCATCCGGCGATTGCCAAAATCTCCTTTACCGGCGGCGTGCCCACCGGCAAAAAAGTGATGGCGCAAGCGGCGGCTTCATCGTTAAAAGAAGTCACCATGGAATTGGGCGGCAAATCACCGCTGATTATCTGCCCCGATGCCGACATCAATCTGGCCGCCGATATTGCCATGATGGCCAATTTTTACAGCTCCGGCCAAGTATGCACCAACGGCACGCGCGTGTTTGTGCCGGTGGGTATGAAAGAAGCCTTTGAAGCAGCCGTGCTTGAGCGGGTAGCACGCATCCGCATTGGCAATCCGCAAGATGAAAATACCAATTTCGGCCCGTTGGTGAGCTTTGCCCATCGCGATAAAGTGCTGGGCTATATTGAGAAAGGCTGTGCCGAAGGCGCCAAGCTGCTGGCCGGCGGCACTGATTTGCCCGCGGATTTGGCCGCCGGTGCCTATGTTGCGCCCACCGTATTTAGCGACTGCCACGACGACATGACCATTGTGCGTGAAGAAATTTTCGGCCCGGTGATGAGCATTCTCAGCTACACCACCGAAGAAGAAGTGCTGGTGCGCGCCAACGCCACTGAATACGGGCTGGCCGCCGGGGTGGTAACGCCCGATTTAAAACGCGCCCACCGCATTATCGGCCAGCTTCAAGCCGGTATTTGCTGGATTAACAGTTGGGGCGAATCGCCCGCGCAAATGCCTGTGGGCGGCTACAAACAAAGCGGCATCGGCCGTGAAAACGGCGTGCAAACGCTGCTGCACTACACGCAAACCAAATCGGTGCAGGTGGAATTGGGTGGTTTTGTGTCGGTGTTTTAA
- a CDS encoding dihydrofolate reductase, with translation MPQITLIAATAANGCIGINNSMPWHIPEDFAFFKQYTLGKPVVMGRKTWDSLPKKPLPGRRNLVVSRQSDWQAAGAEHAASLQAALALLADEAEIIIMGGAEIYAQAMPMATDLRITEVALTVAGDAFFPPIAPQQWQEVARSRQRSTRDDIGFDFVHYRRLPSGSMDAAPTA, from the coding sequence ATGCCCCAAATCACCCTTATCGCCGCCACCGCCGCCAATGGCTGTATCGGCATCAACAACAGCATGCCGTGGCATATCCCCGAAGATTTTGCCTTTTTTAAGCAATACACCCTCGGCAAGCCGGTGGTGATGGGGCGCAAAACCTGGGATTCATTGCCGAAGAAACCGCTACCCGGGCGGCGCAATCTGGTGGTGAGCCGCCAAAGCGATTGGCAGGCGGCCGGTGCCGAACATGCGGCCAGCCTTCAGGCAGCCTTGGCGCTGCTGGCGGATGAAGCCGAAATCATCATTATGGGCGGTGCCGAAATCTACGCCCAGGCCATGCCCATGGCCACCGATTTGCGCATCACCGAAGTGGCGCTCACCGTGGCGGGCGATGCGTTTTTTCCGCCGATTGCACCACAGCAATGGCAAGAGGTGGCACGCAGCCGCCAGCGCAGTACGCGTGATGATATCGGCTTTGATTTTGTGCATTACCGCCGTTTGCCTAGCGGCAGCATGGATGCAGCGCCAACGGCATAA
- a CDS encoding IS5 family transposase, protein MPRTLLKDEHWTKLLSILRDLGIYSKPNLRRILEGILYRIRTGIPWRDLPEYFGKYHTVYTAYNRWSEKGIFTAILKQLSQESDLEWVAIDGSYIRAHQHCAAASALSAQEDHAIGMSRGGRTSKIHLAVDAAGNPVEVIVTAGNIHDVTVAPELLDNINLTETELVNADKGYDSDRLREQIEQSGAKANIPYKSNREEKNKDMDWYLYKIRHLVENAFCRLKHFRAIASRYDKLKRNFHSTVLLGCIVMWLPL, encoded by the coding sequence ATGCCCCGTACACTACTCAAAGATGAACATTGGACGAAGCTGTTATCTATTCTGCGTGATTTGGGTATTTATAGCAAACCCAATTTGCGCAGAATTCTTGAAGGCATACTTTACAGAATAAGAACCGGCATACCGTGGCGGGATTTGCCCGAGTATTTCGGCAAGTATCATACTGTTTATACCGCTTATAACCGTTGGTCAGAAAAAGGCATTTTTACTGCAATCTTGAAACAGCTCAGCCAAGAGAGTGACTTGGAGTGGGTAGCCATAGACGGCAGTTATATCCGTGCTCACCAACACTGCGCCGCAGCCTCAGCGCTCAGTGCGCAAGAGGATCACGCAATCGGTATGAGCCGAGGCGGCAGAACCAGCAAGATTCATCTGGCTGTAGATGCTGCAGGCAATCCGGTTGAGGTTATCGTTACTGCGGGCAATATCCATGATGTCACCGTTGCACCGGAGCTGCTTGACAACATCAACCTTACCGAAACTGAGTTGGTTAATGCGGACAAAGGTTACGATTCAGACCGGCTCAGGGAGCAAATAGAGCAAAGCGGTGCGAAAGCCAATATTCCCTATAAAAGCAATAGGGAAGAGAAAAATAAAGACATGGACTGGTATTTATATAAAATCAGGCATTTGGTAGAGAATGCCTTTTGCCGTTTGAAACATTTCCGAGCGATTGCCAGCCGTTACGATAAGCTGAAACGCAACTTCCACAGTACGGTTTTATTGGGGTGCATTGTGATGTGGTTACCTTTATGA
- a CDS encoding SDR family NAD(P)-dependent oxidoreductase, whose amino-acid sequence MRATETLIIGAGFGGIGMAVKLKQHNLGSFCIWEKQPAPGGTWHDNHYPGCACDIPSHLYSFSFYPKADWSRRYAPQAEIEAYLHDCVRHFGIGQHIEYQREVKSAVWRHDVQRWRVEDTQGEVMLARFLISATGQLNIPVMPKIHGIEHFSGPIFHSARWDANYDLRDKNIAVIGTGASAIQFIPAVAALARHTTVYQRSAPYVLPKNDRPYSDAEKKRFARYPRLLRLSRLLTWLGAEWRFFGFRHFKPGMKLIRLRWRHYLQREVGQTALRSQLTPDYALGCKRILLANNYYAAMCRSNLTLNTHGIAAINADGVTDQQGRFFAADVLLLGTGFHTTRFLFPIHIEGRDGRVLSDVWQHGAEAYLGTCVHGFPNFFMLYGPNTNLGHNSIVYMLECQIGYIAQAMAYARRYALAALEVKAEVQAAYNQKLQRNLRKTVWNSGCSSIYVLENGKNVTNWQGFTFSFRWLTRRFKAQEYLHNGSAMPLARNALITGAASGIGRATAEALYAQGWHVGLADKNIDALTALSANWDGQRVHCYALDVCDAAAVKSVIDDFAAKNHGYLRLLLNCAGIMQIVHSEDMDPTAHQRTFDVNVNGTFYACHAAFPYLKQTPQAQIINMSSAATQYGVPWQSSYSASKFAVKGLTEALNLEWATFGIHVGDILPPVIDTPMVQSQAMVSPIMQRLAGSSKLPADAVVKTILRQIQSPRVHRPVGLKFSIVCVLRDWTPEWLTRLVFRYILMR is encoded by the coding sequence ATGCGCGCAACCGAAACACTGATTATTGGCGCCGGTTTTGGCGGCATCGGCATGGCGGTCAAGCTGAAGCAGCATAATTTGGGCAGTTTTTGTATTTGGGAAAAGCAGCCCGCACCGGGCGGCACTTGGCACGACAATCATTACCCCGGCTGTGCTTGCGATATCCCTTCGCATCTGTATTCTTTTTCCTTTTACCCCAAAGCGGATTGGTCGCGCCGTTATGCGCCGCAAGCGGAAATCGAAGCTTATCTACACGATTGCGTCCGCCATTTCGGCATCGGGCAACACATCGAATACCAGCGCGAAGTCAAATCCGCCGTATGGCGGCACGATGTGCAACGCTGGCGGGTGGAAGATACGCAAGGCGAGGTGATGCTGGCGCGTTTTCTGATTAGCGCCACCGGGCAGTTAAATATACCGGTGATGCCTAAAATCCACGGCATAGAACATTTTTCCGGGCCGATATTCCATTCCGCACGTTGGGATGCCAATTATGATTTGCGCGACAAAAACATTGCCGTGATTGGCACCGGCGCCAGTGCGATTCAATTTATCCCCGCAGTGGCAGCGCTGGCTCGCCACACCACCGTATATCAACGCTCTGCTCCCTATGTGCTGCCCAAAAACGACCGCCCCTACAGCGATGCCGAGAAAAAGCGCTTTGCCCGTTATCCGCGTTTATTGCGGCTGAGCCGCTTGCTCACTTGGCTGGGGGCGGAATGGCGTTTTTTCGGCTTTCGCCACTTTAAGCCCGGCATGAAGCTGATACGCCTGCGTTGGCGCCATTATCTTCAGCGCGAGGTTGGCCAAACGGCATTACGCAGCCAGCTCACGCCCGACTATGCTTTGGGCTGCAAACGCATTTTGCTGGCCAACAACTACTACGCCGCCATGTGCCGCAGCAATTTAACCCTCAATACCCACGGCATTGCCGCCATTAACGCCGATGGCGTTACCGACCAGCAAGGGCGGTTTTTTGCGGCGGATGTGTTGTTGCTGGGCACCGGCTTTCACACCACCCGCTTTCTGTTTCCCATTCATATCGAAGGGCGCGACGGACGTGTGCTAAGCGATGTTTGGCAACACGGTGCCGAAGCCTATTTGGGCACTTGTGTGCATGGTTTTCCCAATTTCTTTATGCTGTATGGCCCCAATACCAATCTTGGCCACAATTCGATTGTGTATATGCTGGAATGCCAAATCGGCTATATTGCCCAAGCCATGGCTTATGCGCGCCGATACGCCTTGGCGGCGCTGGAAGTGAAGGCGGAAGTTCAGGCAGCCTATAATCAAAAATTGCAGCGCAATTTACGCAAAACAGTGTGGAACAGCGGCTGCAGCAGCATTTATGTGCTCGAAAACGGCAAAAACGTCACCAACTGGCAAGGCTTTACCTTTAGCTTCCGTTGGCTAACGCGGCGCTTTAAGGCGCAAGAATATCTGCACAACGGCAGTGCCATGCCCTTGGCGCGCAACGCCTTGATTACCGGTGCCGCTTCCGGCATCGGCCGTGCCACCGCCGAGGCACTGTATGCCCAAGGCTGGCATGTGGGTTTGGCCGATAAAAACATTGATGCTCTAACGGCATTAAGCGCCAACTGGGATGGCCAACGGGTGCATTGCTATGCGCTGGACGTATGCGATGCCGCAGCGGTAAAAAGCGTTATCGATGATTTTGCAGCCAAAAATCACGGCTATTTGCGTTTGCTGCTGAACTGCGCCGGCATTATGCAGATTGTGCACAGCGAAGATATGGATCCTACGGCGCACCAACGCACCTTCGACGTGAATGTGAACGGCACGTTTTATGCCTGCCACGCCGCGTTTCCATATTTAAAACAAACGCCGCAGGCGCAGATTATCAATATGAGCTCCGCCGCCACCCAATACGGCGTGCCATGGCAAAGCAGCTACAGTGCCTCTAAATTTGCCGTAAAAGGGCTCACCGAAGCCCTGAATTTGGAATGGGCAACATTCGGCATTCATGTGGGCGATATTCTGCCGCCGGTAATCGATACCCCGATGGTACAATCGCAAGCTATGGTTTCACCGATTATGCAGCGCTTGGCCGGCAGCAGCAAACTGCCCGCCGATGCAGTGGTGAAAACCATCTTGCGCCAAATCCAATCACCACGAGTGCACCGCCCTGTTGGCTTAAAATTCAGCATTGTCTGTGTGTTGCGCGACTGGACACCGGAATGGCTAACCCGGCTGGTATTCCGATATATATTGATGCGCTAA
- a CDS encoding DUF4241 domain-containing protein — MSPSSQWLAQLAQKQHLLRPPVDLNRYFDPAFTTIGTQNLTRISLGPVSLPTGQVLVRDPLVYLRRDEQPYYLHVPPGEYDTEACVVMPTAEDCARYAAVRVRFTPELAVRFEEALIGHENLTDDLEAGDFFGFNVDSGLACIADTASRDAFCDFSEHWYRQHPNGNLYDDYFAALFRQSYLDAPAYQRRDGDWLNWQIPGTRYHITMFQSGFGDGCYPVYFGFDRQNQLCQLVIEFIDVAATYVDDVD, encoded by the coding sequence ATGTCCCCTAGCTCGCAATGGCTGGCGCAATTAGCGCAAAAACAGCATTTGTTACGCCCGCCCGTTGATTTGAATCGCTATTTCGATCCTGCTTTTACCACTATTGGCACACAAAATCTCACCCGCATCAGTTTAGGCCCGGTTTCTTTACCCACAGGCCAAGTACTGGTGCGTGACCCATTGGTTTATCTGCGTCGTGATGAACAACCTTATTATTTGCATGTTCCACCGGGTGAATATGACACCGAAGCCTGTGTGGTCATGCCTACCGCCGAAGATTGCGCACGTTATGCCGCCGTGCGGGTGCGCTTTACGCCTGAATTGGCGGTGCGTTTTGAAGAGGCGCTTATCGGCCACGAAAATTTAACTGATGACTTGGAAGCCGGTGATTTTTTCGGCTTTAATGTTGATTCGGGCTTGGCCTGTATTGCCGACACCGCCAGCCGCGATGCTTTTTGCGATTTTAGCGAGCATTGGTACCGGCAACATCCAAACGGCAATTTATACGATGATTATTTTGCCGCCCTATTCCGCCAAAGCTATCTGGATGCACCAGCCTATCAGCGCCGGGATGGTGATTGGCTTAATTGGCAAATTCCCGGCACCCGATATCACATCACCATGTTCCAGAGTGGTTTTGGCGATGGCTGCTACCCGGTGTATTTTGGCTTTGACCGCCAAAATCAATTATGCCAACTGGTGATTGAGTTTATAGATGTAGCCGCCACTTATGTTGATGATGTAGACTAA
- a CDS encoding thymidylate synthase, with translation MQQYHDLMRHVLAHGTDKADRTGTGTRSVFGYQMRFDLAKGFPLLTTKKLHLRSIIHELLWFLQGSTNIGYLKANGVSIWDEWADENGDLGPVYGYQWRSWPAPGGGHIDQIANVVQQIKTNPNSRRLMVSAWNPALVDEMALPPCHALFQFYVADGCLSCQLYQRSADIFLGVPFNIASYALLTLMVAQVCGLKPGEFIHTLGDAHLYRNHFEQAELQLSRTPKKLPELKLNPAVNDLFAFTFEDIELVGYEPDAHIKAAVAV, from the coding sequence ATGCAGCAATACCACGATTTAATGCGCCATGTACTCGCCCACGGCACCGATAAAGCTGACCGCACCGGCACCGGCACGCGCTCGGTGTTTGGTTATCAGATGCGTTTTGATTTGGCCAAAGGCTTTCCCCTGCTCACCACCAAAAAGCTGCATTTGCGCTCGATTATCCATGAGCTGCTGTGGTTTTTGCAGGGCAGCACCAATATCGGCTACCTGAAAGCCAACGGCGTGTCGATTTGGGACGAATGGGCGGATGAAAACGGCGATTTGGGGCCGGTATACGGCTACCAGTGGCGCTCTTGGCCCGCGCCCGGCGGCGGCCATATTGACCAAATCGCCAATGTGGTGCAGCAAATCAAAACCAACCCCAACAGCCGCCGTTTAATGGTGTCGGCTTGGAATCCGGCATTGGTAGACGAAATGGCGCTGCCGCCCTGCCATGCGCTGTTTCAGTTTTACGTGGCCGATGGCTGTTTGTCGTGCCAGCTTTATCAGCGCAGCGCCGATATTTTTCTGGGTGTACCCTTCAATATCGCCAGCTACGCCCTGCTCACGCTGATGGTGGCGCAAGTATGCGGCCTTAAGCCGGGCGAATTTATCCACACCTTGGGCGATGCGCATTTATACCGCAACCATTTCGAACAGGCTGAGCTGCAATTAAGCCGCACCCCGAAAAAGCTGCCTGAACTCAAGCTCAACCCTGCGGTAAACGATTTGTTTGCCTTTACCTTTGAGGATATTGAGTTGGTCGGTTATGAGCCGGATGCGCATATTAAGGCGGCGGTGGCGGTGTAA
- the dusA gene encoding tRNA dihydrouridine(20/20a) synthase DusA translates to MQTEENPSKNKQLIDYQGSRRLSVAPMLDWTDHHYRHMARQISRHTWLYTEMINAGAINHGDAGRFLRFNDGEQPLALQLGGSEPAALAQAAATAAAWGYNEINLNCGCPSPRVQKGAFGACLMNEADLVADCLNAMQDAVAIPVTVKHRIGVDRQSDYQVVADFVGTLSRKTACKTFIVHARNAWLDGLSPKENRDIPPLKYDYVYRLKQEFPQLEIIINGGITTQAQIAGHLAHVDGVMVGREAYHNPMVMRDWDAVFYGDHRPALDHAGLVHILHDYAAGQIAANTGITLRHMARHYLGLMHGLNGARQWRRMLSDAALLKHNDAELILAAWAQVAVKD, encoded by the coding sequence ATGCAAACCGAAGAAAACCCAAGTAAAAACAAGCAACTTATTGATTACCAAGGCAGCCGCCGCCTTTCGGTGGCACCGATGTTGGATTGGACCGATCACCACTACCGCCATATGGCACGCCAAATCAGCCGCCATACTTGGCTGTATACCGAAATGATTAATGCCGGTGCCATCAATCATGGCGATGCCGGGCGTTTTTTGCGTTTTAACGATGGCGAACAGCCATTGGCCTTGCAATTGGGTGGCAGCGAACCTGCGGCTTTGGCGCAGGCGGCGGCCACTGCGGCGGCTTGGGGCTATAATGAAATCAATCTGAATTGCGGCTGCCCCAGCCCGCGGGTGCAAAAAGGCGCCTTTGGCGCCTGCCTGATGAATGAAGCCGATTTGGTGGCCGATTGCCTGAATGCGATGCAAGACGCGGTGGCAATTCCGGTGACGGTAAAGCACCGCATTGGTGTGGATCGGCAGAGTGATTATCAAGTGGTGGCCGATTTTGTCGGCACCCTCAGCCGTAAAACCGCCTGTAAAACCTTTATCGTACATGCGCGCAATGCTTGGCTGGATGGCTTGTCGCCCAAAGAAAACCGCGATATTCCGCCGCTGAAATACGACTATGTTTACCGGCTGAAGCAAGAATTTCCGCAGCTGGAAATCATCATCAACGGCGGCATCACTACCCAAGCGCAAATCGCCGGCCATTTGGCACATGTAGACGGCGTGATGGTGGGGCGTGAGGCCTATCATAATCCGATGGTGATGCGCGATTGGGATGCCGTGTTTTACGGCGACCACCGCCCTGCCCTCGACCACGCCGGATTGGTACACATATTGCACGATTACGCCGCCGGCCAAATTGCGGCCAATACCGGCATCACCTTGCGCCACATGGCACGCCATTATTTGGGGCTGATGCATGGCTTAAACGGCGCACGGCAATGGCGGCGTATGTTGTCGGATGCGGCATTGCTCAAGCACAACGATGCCGAGCTGATTTTGGCGGCTTGGGCGCAAGTGGCGGTGAAAGACTGA